DNA sequence from the Candidatus Zixiibacteriota bacterium genome:
TGTTGCCGATCATTATAGTCATTAGTATCGGACTGGCGATAATTATTACGGCCAGACCGGAGATAACAAGGAACCCGGGAGGGAAAATATTAGCCTTTCTCGCGCTCTTTGTCCTGCCTTCGGTGAGTGGTGTCTGGGGTGTGGCGGCGCATCTTGAACAGTCTAAAAAAACAGTGTTTTGTCTTTCGTGTCACCCCATGTATGAATATGGAAAGAGTCTGCTGGTTGACGATGCCGAATTCGTTCCCGCTGTTCATTACCAAAACAATTTTATTCCGCGAGATAAGGCATGCTATACATGCCACACCGACTATACCCTGTACGGAGATTTAAACTCTAAAATCCGCGGTTTGCGTCATCTTATGGTCTTCTACAGCGGGAATATCCCGGATACGTTGCAGTTGTACTCACCGTACAACAACCGCGAATGCCTGAACTGTCACTCCGGCATGCGTAAATTTGAAGAAAGCAGCCCACATATCGAGACACCAATGACACGAGATTCATTGAGTCTCAATACGCTTTCGTGCTTAAGCAGTGGTTGCCACGATGTTATTCACGATGTTCACAACCTTGATGATGTAGCTCTCTACAACGATTCACTCTAATCATGGCCACCAGAACTAAAATAGAATGGCGTCTTCGTTTTTCAGGAGCACTTATCTGTATTGGCTTGCTGGTGGAGATCATTACGCTATTCTGGACTCACCCAACCATCTTTCTTATGTATCTCATTGCAGGCGGTTCATTTCTCGCTGTAGGTATACTCCTGTATCTTTTGGCGCTGATTCCTTCCGATAAGTCTTAAAATGAAAGCCCAACGATAACCAAAGAAGGTTTCATATGTCGCTGATTACATGGCAAACGTTTCGATGGAAATTGTCTGAATTGGCTCGCGAGCCGTGTGATCATATTTAGCACTTCGAACGCACAGCGGAATTGAAAACTAAAACTAAGTCAACCCTATCACTTTATGAGGACTATATGAGAAAGTATTTGCTAACTATGCAGACCATCACAGCTTTCCTGGTACCGATGATCGTTGTCCTGTTCATCTCGGTTGAAAGTGTGGTGGCAGTAAGTCAGTGGTCGCGCGAAACTGGTATGCCGT
Encoded proteins:
- a CDS encoding NapC/NirT family cytochrome c, yielding MLPIIIVISIGLAIIITARPEITRNPGGKILAFLALFVLPSVSGVWGVAAHLEQSKKTVFCLSCHPMYEYGKSLLVDDAEFVPAVHYQNNFIPRDKACYTCHTDYTLYGDLNSKIRGLRHLMVFYSGNIPDTLQLYSPYNNRECLNCHSGMRKFEESSPHIETPMTRDSLSLNTLSCLSSGCHDVIHDVHNLDDVALYNDSL